The genomic stretch CCGCCGCGCGAGCCAGCGCGCGGGCGTCGATATCGGCCGGCCAGAGTTTCTTGTCCGGAAACAGGTCGGCAAGATACTCAAGGATGGCAAGGGTTTCCCAGATGATCCTGCCATTGTGATTCAAGACCGGCACCTGACCGGTCGGCGACACTTTTGCCAGGTTGGCAAAGGTTTCGGGCGTGCGCAGCCGCACAAAGCCTTCCTCGAACGGGATTTCCAGATGCCTCATCGCCACCCATGGCCTTAGCGACCATGAGGAGAAGCATTTGTTGCCGATGTAGAGCTTGAATTCCGCCATTTTTCTCCCCTTGCGCACGATCGGTCGGCGCATGTCCACAGCCTAGCCTGCCAGCCTTGCCGGCGGAAGCAATTGTGCGCGTTTGGTCTGCTTCCGGGTTGCCGGAACCTAAACGATGCCAGTCCGTTTTATCCGCGCGGATGAATTCCCCGGAATTCAAGGACTCCCAGGAGATGCGAAAGTGGTGAACAGGGATCAGGTTGCCGGTGTGGCCAAGCAGATCAAAGGATCTGTCAAACAGGCCGCCGGCAAGGCGACCGGCAACAGGAGGACCCAGGTTGAAGGCATGGCCGACAAGATCGCCGGCAAAGTGCAGAAGGCCTATGGCGACGTGAAGGCCAAGGTCAAGAAGGCGTTCTGATATCGCATCGAGAAATGCTCCCATGAAAAAGGCGGCCGCCAAGGCCGCCTTTTTCATGTGCTCCAGCCCTTGCTGAAGGCGTTGGTGAAGGTGACCCCGCCACGGTCATCGGTTGCCTCGCCCAACACGACGTCCATGCCATCGCTGGTCACCCTGGCCACGGCGAAACCTCCCATATAGGCGGCCTTCGGCTTGAACAGGTCGAGCCCGTTACGACGATAGATCAGCGAAGCGTCATGCTGATGGCCGTGGAAAATGCCGACGACATTGTAGCCCTTCAGCGCCGCCAGAAGCGCCTGCCTGTCGGCCTCGCCCCACCAGTGCGGCGGGCCGGCGCCGTCATCGTCGTAGGTGCGCCTGGCAGGATCCCACCGCTCCGTCGAAAACGTGTCCCAGCCATAGTGCTGGAACAGGATGACCGGGCGGCCATCCGCCGCATAGGTCGCAAGATCCTGCTTCAGCCATGGCAGGCTGCTGTCGGCGCCATGGCCGGTGTCGCCGGCAAAGCGGTGCGTCTGGACGAGATGCAGGCCGCCCCAGTCCCATGAATAGCAGTCGGTGTCGACATCATAGTCAGTGGCCGGCACGGGTGGCTTGAAGAAGACGCCGGCGCGGTGGTTGACCTCAACATAGTCGCGCAGTTCGCGCCGATACCAGTCGACATGGTGCGACGGACCGTTCTGGTCGAGATCATGGTTGCCGAGCCCGACATAGACCGGCATATGCACGCGATCCGGGCCGACGCCCTGGCTGTAGCGCTGGCTGAATTGCAGCAATTGCGTGCCCTCGCTCGGCTGGGTGATCTGGCCGCCACCATCGTCGGTGATGTCGCCGCCAACGACAAGGCCGAGCGGCATGCCGATCCTGTTGCCGGCCGAACGCAGGCCGGTGGCAACGCCGTTGATCTCGGCCGGCCAGTCCTTGTCAACGATGGCGTTCAGCGCCGCCACGTTGCGCAGCAGTGCCGCGTCGGTCTTGCCTTCCAACTGGCAGTTGGGGCTCAGGCCACTCGCCATGCGGCAGGCATGGACATCGGCAATGAACAGGAAGGTGGCGTCGATGGGCTGGACGCGCTGTCCGGTCTGGCTGAACGCCGGGCGCGAAAGCGCGCCAGCCGCGGCAAGACCAGTTGCTTGAATGAGAAAGCTGCGTCGTGAAAGCAATTTTGGCCACCGGTGATTCATCGTCGATGGAGTTTCAGCACAAGCGGCGTCTGTCCGTCCAGTTCAGCAACATCACGGCTGGCTGAGCCATCGGAATGAGGTCCGGCACGGTATCGCCGGGTCTAGGCGCTCGTGAACGTCCTGTCGATCACCTCAGCGACAAAGGCCGGATCCTCCCAATGCGGATTGTGGCCACACTTCTCGGCGCGCACCATGCTTGCCCCAGATAGAGAACGCGACAGCGTCTCTTGGTGCGCGTCGCTGAACAACGGGTCGAGGACGCCGGCGATGATCAACGTTTTGACGGCAACCTTTTGTGCCGCATCGGTCAGGTCAGCACGGCAAATCTCCTCCAGGATGGTGCGCCAACGCGCCGCGGGCATTGCCGAGGCGTCTTTCGCCAGGCCGCCGAGAAACGGTTGGGGTACCCCGGGCCGGCACGCATGCCACCAGTCATAGAACGGGTCGGCCGGTGATATCGGGTCGCGCAAGGCCTGCACACCCGCAACGAGCGGATGATCGCGCGCGAAACGGGGCTTCAATGTGCCGGCCATGACCACCAGCCCGCCGATACGGTCGTTGTGCCGCGCTGCCAGAGCGATGGCCACCATGGCGCCCAGCGAATGGCCAACGACAACAGGTTTATCGAGCTGCAAATGCCGGATCAGTCCGGCAATGTCGTCGGCGAAGTCGTCAATGCCGAAGCCTTTGCCCGCTGGCGATGCACCGTGACCGCGCAGGTCGGGCATGATCAGCCGGCGGCCGGCCAGATGCGGCGCCAGCAGCGAAAAGCTGCGGCTGGTATCGGTGAAGCCATGCACCAAAACCAGCGCCGGTTCGGCGCCTGCGATCTCGACATAGGCGGTCTCGAGGCCAGCGAGATCGACGAATTGCTTGCGGCCGGCCCAGGCGTCCTGCTCCGCCCAGGAATCCGGAGCCGCTTCCAGCACGACCGATGTCACAGGCCGAGCTTCTCCTTGACCGCGGCAAGGCCGGGCTTGCCGTCGAAAGTGGTGACGCCGGCGAGCCAGGCATCGAGGCGGGTCTTGTTCGCCGTGATCGCCTTCAGCGCCCCGTCCTCCGGCTTCAGGCCGTCATTGATCAGATAACCCATGCCGACATTTTCGAAATCGATGTCGAAGGTGAGGTTTTTGAGGAATTGCGCGACGTTCGGGCATTGCTGCAGATAACCCTTGCGCACCTGCGTCGTCACCGTCGCGGCGCCGAAATTCGGGCCGAAAAACTTGTCGCCTCCGGTCAGGTACTTGAAGTCGTACATGGTGTTCATCGGGTGCGGCGCCCAACCTTGGAAGACGATGAACTGCTTCTCCTTGATCTCATAGCCGACCTCGGAAAGCATGCCGGCTTCACTCGACTCGACCACTTGCCAGCCGCCGAGACCGAGCGACGGGTCGGCGATGGCGTCCATCATCAGCTGGTTCGAACCGGGCTCGATGCCGTACATCTTCTTGCCGAACTTGTCGGCAAACTTGTGCAGATCGGCAAAATCCTTGACGCCGGCATCCCAGACATAGGTCGGAACGGCGAAGGTGTATTTGGCGCCTTCGAGATTGACGCGCACATTCTCGGCCGAGCCGTCCTTCTTGTAAGGTTCGTAATAGGTGACCATGGCCGGGTCCCAATAGCCGAGGAACAGGTCCAGATCGTTGTTCTTCATGCCTTCGTAGATGACGTTGATGCCCAGCACCGAGCTTTGCGGCTGGTAGCCGAGCGCGCCGAGCAAGACATTGGCGACGCCGGTGGTGAAGGCAAGATCGTTCCAGCCCGGTTCGGCCATGCGGACCGCCCTGCACTGCTCGGCCTCGGCCGCTTGAGTCGCCTGAGCGCTCAGCATCAGGGCTGCAAGACAGACGCCATTTGCAAGCATGCGGACCATTTCGATTCTCCTCTATCGCTAGATTGACCA from Mesorhizobium sp. NZP2077 encodes the following:
- a CDS encoding CsbD family protein, with product MVNRDQVAGVAKQIKGSVKQAAGKATGNRRTQVEGMADKIAGKVQKAYGDVKAKVKKAF
- a CDS encoding metallophosphoesterase; protein product: MNHRWPKLLSRRSFLIQATGLAAAGALSRPAFSQTGQRVQPIDATFLFIADVHACRMASGLSPNCQLEGKTDAALLRNVAALNAIVDKDWPAEINGVATGLRSAGNRIGMPLGLVVGGDITDDGGGQITQPSEGTQLLQFSQRYSQGVGPDRVHMPVYVGLGNHDLDQNGPSHHVDWYRRELRDYVEVNHRAGVFFKPPVPATDYDVDTDCYSWDWGGLHLVQTHRFAGDTGHGADSSLPWLKQDLATYAADGRPVILFQHYGWDTFSTERWDPARRTYDDDGAGPPHWWGEADRQALLAALKGYNVVGIFHGHQHDASLIYRRNGLDLFKPKAAYMGGFAVARVTSDGMDVVLGEATDDRGGVTFTNAFSKGWST
- a CDS encoding alpha/beta hydrolase; translated protein: MTSVVLEAAPDSWAEQDAWAGRKQFVDLAGLETAYVEIAGAEPALVLVHGFTDTSRSFSLLAPHLAGRRLIMPDLRGHGASPAGKGFGIDDFADDIAGLIRHLQLDKPVVVGHSLGAMVAIALAARHNDRIGGLVVMAGTLKPRFARDHPLVAGVQALRDPISPADPFYDWWHACRPGVPQPFLGGLAKDASAMPAARWRTILEEICRADLTDAAQKVAVKTLIIAGVLDPLFSDAHQETLSRSLSGASMVRAEKCGHNPHWEDPAFVAEVIDRTFTSA
- the choX gene encoding choline ABC transporter substrate-binding protein; amino-acid sequence: MVRMLANGVCLAALMLSAQATQAAEAEQCRAVRMAEPGWNDLAFTTGVANVLLGALGYQPQSSVLGINVIYEGMKNNDLDLFLGYWDPAMVTYYEPYKKDGSAENVRVNLEGAKYTFAVPTYVWDAGVKDFADLHKFADKFGKKMYGIEPGSNQLMMDAIADPSLGLGGWQVVESSEAGMLSEVGYEIKEKQFIVFQGWAPHPMNTMYDFKYLTGGDKFFGPNFGAATVTTQVRKGYLQQCPNVAQFLKNLTFDIDFENVGMGYLINDGLKPEDGALKAITANKTRLDAWLAGVTTFDGKPGLAAVKEKLGL